One stretch of Oncorhynchus clarkii lewisi isolate Uvic-CL-2024 chromosome 3, UVic_Ocla_1.0, whole genome shotgun sequence DNA includes these proteins:
- the LOC139386305 gene encoding uncharacterized protein, with translation MVAVGRGHVATKPTSSLTATKPTSSITANKPTCSLTATKPTSSLTANKPTCSLTATIPTSSLTANKPACSLTANKPTSSITATKPISSLTTTKPTSSLTATKPTSSLTANKPTCSLTANKPTSSITATKPISSLTTTKPTSSLTATKPTSSLTANKPTCSLTANKPTSSLTANKPTCSLTANKPTSSLTATKPISSLTITKPTSSLTATKPTSSLTATKPTSSLTATKPTSSLTATKPTSRLTANKPTSSLTTTKPTSSLTNTKPPSSLTATKPTNSLTATKPTRSLTANKLTSSLTATKLTSSLTATKLTSSLTATKLTSSLTANKPTSSLTATKLTSSLTATKLTSSLTANKPTSSLTATKLTSSLTATKLTSSLTATKLTSSLTATKPTSSLTATKPTSSLTATKLTSSLTATKPTSSLTATKLTSSLTATKPTSSLTATKPTSRLTATKPTSSLTATKPTSSLTANKPACSLTANKPTSSLTATKPISSLTTTKPTSSLTATKPTSSLTANKPTCSLTANKPTSSLTATKLTSSLTANKPTSSLTATKLTSSLTATKLTSSLTATKLTSSLTATKPTSILTATKPTSSLTATKQTSSLTATKPTSSLTATKLTSSLTATKPTTSLTDTKPTSRLTATKPTSSLTATKPTSRLTATKPTSSLTATNQPAASCSLKANKPTSSLTANKPTSSLTANKPISSLTANKPTSRLTATKPTSSLTAYKTNQQPHGQQTN, from the exons ATGGTGGCTGTAGGAAGGG GCCACGTGGCCACCAAACCAACCAGCAGCCTCACGGCCACCAAACCAACCAGCAGCATCACAGCCAACAAACCAACCTGCAGCCTCACGGCCACCAAACCAACCAGCAGCCTCACGGCCAACAAACCAACCTGCAGCCTCACGGCCACCATACCAACCAGCAGCCTCACGGCCAACAAACCAGCCTGCAGCCTCACAGCCAACAAACCAACCAGCAGCATCACGGCCACCAAACCAATCAGCAGCCTCACAACCACCAAACCAACCAGCAGCCTCACGGCCACCAAACCAACCAGCAGCCTCACGGCCAACAAACCAACCTGCAGCCTCACAGCCAACAAACCAACCAGCAGCATCACGGCCACCAAACCAATCAGCAGCCTCACAACCACCAAACCAACCAGCAGCCTCACGGCCACCAAACCAACCAGCAGCCTCACGGCCAACAAACCAACCTGCAGCCTCACAGCCAACAAACCAACCAGCAGCCTCACGGCCAACAAACCAACCTGCAGCCTCACAGCCAACAAACCAACCAGCAGCCTCACGGCCACCAAACCAATCAGCAGCCTCACAATCACCAAACCAACCAGCAGCCTCACGGCCACCAAACCAACCAGCAGCCTCACGGCCACCAAACCAACCAGCAGCCTCACGGCCACCAAACCAACCAGCAGCCTCACGGCCACCAAACCAACCAGCAGACTCACGGCTAACAAACCAACCAGCAGCCTCACAACCACCAAACCAACCAGCAGCCTCACAAACACCAAACCACCCAGCAGCCTCACGGCCACCAAACCAACCAACAGTCTCACGGCCACCAAACCAACCCGCAGCCTCACAGCCAACAAACTAACCAGCAGCCTCACAGCCACCAAACTAACCAGCAGTCTCACAGCCACCAAACTAACTAGCAGCCTCACGGCCACCAAACTAACCAGTAGCCTCACAGCCAACAAACCAACCAGCAGCCTCACAGCCACCAAACTAACCAGCAGCCTCACAGCCACCAAACTAACCAGCAGCCTCACAGCCAACAAACCAACCAGCAGCCTCACAGCCACCAAACTAACCAGCAGCCTCACAGCCACCAAACTAACCAGCAGCCTCACAGCCACCAAACTAACCAGCAGCCTCACAGCCACCAAACCAACCAGCAGCCTCACGGCCACCAAACCAACCAGCAGCCTCACAGCCACCAAACTAACCAGCAGCCTCACAGCCACCAAACCAACCAGCAGCCTCACAGCCACCAAACTAACCAGCAGCCTCACAGCCACCAAACCAACCAGCAGCCTCACGGCCACCAAACCAACCAGCAGACTCACAGCCACCAAACCAACCAGCAGCCTCACGGCCACCAAACCAACCAGCAGCCTCACGGCCAACAAACCAGCCTGCAGCCTCACAGCCAACAAACCAACCAGCAGCCTCACGGCCACTAAACCAATCAGCAGCCTCACAACCACCAAACCAACCAGCAGCCTCACGGCCACCAAACCAACCAGCAGCCTCACGGCTAACAAACCAACCTGCAGCCTCACAGCCAACAAACCAACCAGCAGCCTCACGGCCACCAAACTAACCAGTAGCCTCACAGCCAACAAACCAACCAGCAGCCTCACAGCCACCAAACTAACCAGCAGCCTCACAGCCACCAAACTAACCAGCAGCCTCACAGCCACCAAACTAACCAGCAGCCTCACAGCCACCAAACCAACCAGCATCCTCACGGCCACCAAACCAACCAGCAGCCTCACAGCCACCAAACAAACCAGCAGCCTCACAGCTACCAAACCAACCAGCAGCCTTACAGCCACCAAACTAACCAGCAGCCTCACAGCCACCAAACCAACCACCAGCCTCACGGACACCAAACCAACCAGCAGACTCACAGCCACCAAACCAACCAGCAGCCTCACGGCCACCAAACCAACCAGCAGACTAACAGCCACCAAACCAACCAGCAGCCTCACGGCCACCAACCAACCAGCAGCCTCATG CAGCCTCAAGGCAAACAAACCAACCAGCAGCCTCACGGCCAACAAACCAACCAGCAGCCTCACGGCCAACAAACCAATCAGCAGCCTCACGGCCAACAAACCAACCAGCAGACTCACGGCCACCAAACCAACCAGCAGCCTCACGGCCTACAAAACCAATCAGCAGCCTCACGGCCAACAAACCAATTAG